Genomic window (Candidatus Margulisiibacteriota bacterium):
GTCAACGATCTTTCGCGCGGCTGCTCGGCGCAGGACATTGTCAACACTGTTATCATTACAGAATTACAGACAGAGGAGTAAACAATGGCTATTCTTTCGGTAAACTGCGGCAGTTCTTCGCTCAAATATCAGCTCTATGACTGGGACGCGCGGCAGGCGCTGGCCAGTGGCATGGTTGACCGTATCGGCCTGCAGGATTCCAATATTGTGCACAAATCCTCCGGCCAAAAGATCGAGCGCAAAGATAGCTGTGCCGACCACCAAACAGCTTTTCATCTGGTGCTGGATTTTTTGCTTAAAGAGGCGAAGCTCATTAGCTCGCTGGCGGATATCGAAGGCGTCGGCCACCGCATCGTGCATGGCGGCGTAAATTTTTCCGCTTCGGCGCTGATCGACGACGCGGCGCTGGCGGAAATCAAAGCCAATGCCGATCTCGCGCCTCTGCACACTCCGCCCAATGTCGTGGGTATTGAATCCGCGCGCGCGCTAATGCCGGACACGCCGCAGGTGGCGATTTTTGACACGGCGTTCCACCAGACCATGCCGGAGCGCGCTTACGCTTACGCGCTGAATTATGAACTGGCGCAAAAATATAAGATCCGCAAATACGGTTTTCACGGCAGCTCGCACCGCTATGTGTCCGAGCGCGCGGCGGAGCTGCTGGGCAATAAGCCGGATTTGAAATTGATTATCGTGCATATCGGCAACGGCTCCTCGCTCTCCGCGGTAAAAGGCGGCAAATGTCTGGACACTTCGATGGGTCTGACGCCGCTGGCTGGCGTGATCATGGGTACACGCTCCGGCGACATCGATCCGGCGGTGGTGCAGTTTTTGGCCGGCAAGACTGGCAAGCCGCTGGCCGAAATAATGAATATGCTGAATAAAGAAAGCGGCATGCTTGGCGTTTCCGGTTTTTCCGATCAGCGGGATATTTTGGCTGGCGCGGCTCAGGGTGATGCGCGCTGCCAGCTGGCTTTACAGATGCAGGCTTATTCGGTCAAAAAATATATCGGCGCGTATCTGGCGGCCTTGAACGGCGCGGACGCGCTGATCTTCACCGCTGGCATTGGCGAGAACAGCCCGGATTTCCGGCAGGCGGTCTGTGAAAACATGTCCGCGCTGGGCTTGAAGCTGGACGCCGCTAAAAATAAAGAACACAGCGGCGCCGAGCGTCTCGTCTCCGCGCTGGATTCGCAGGTCAAGATCTTTGTCGTCCCGACCAATGAGGAGTTTATTATCGCGCGGGATGTGATCGAGCTGGTCAGAGGGAAATAAATACATTCTATGGTTAATAATATAACAACGAATAGCAGCACGGTTTTTGAAAAAGCCAAAAAAATTGACGAAAGGGGCAATGAATATTGGCTGGCGAGAGAGTTTCAAGAAATATTGCAATATAGAGAATGGAGAAAGTTTAGCAATGTTGTAGATAAAGCTAAAGAAGCTTGTGTTAATTCTGGGCAGAAAATTCCCGACCATTTTGTCCGTTTGGACAAAATGGTCGCCATAGGTTCGGATACCCAGCGTGAAATAGAGGATATTAGACTTTCCCGCTACGCTTGTTATCTGATTATTCAAAATGCCGATCCAGCCAAAGAAATAGTCGCTCTGGGGCAAACCTATTTTGCCGTACAGACCAGAAAACAAGAATTGCTGGAAGAAACGGAATTTAAGCGGTTGGACGAGAATAAAAAAAGATTATATCTCCGCGCCGAAATGAAAAAGCACAACAAACAGTTGGCTGATGCGGCGAAACTAGCCGGCGTAGTGCAGCCTTATGATTATGCGATATTTCAAGACCACGGTTACAAAGGTTTATATGGCGGCTTGGGCGCGAAAGATATTCACGCCAGAAAAAAGTTAAAGAAAAGCCAGCAAATACTTGACTATATGGGCAGCACGGAGCTGGCGGCCAATCTTTTCCGTGCCACGCAGACTGAGGAAAAACTCCGCCGAGAAAATATCAGAGGTAAACAAAAGGCCAACATTACACACTATGCCGTCGGCAAAAAAATCCGTCAGACTATTAAAGAACTGGGCGGCGCCATGCCGGAAGACTTGCCAATGGCGGGTAGTGTGAAAAAGCTGGAAGCGAATAAACAAAATAAAAAGTTAAATTAAGCAGGGAGGATTTTATGCAAAGAAATCCGGCAGCGGCTATTCATGCACAATCAACAAATGCTGCGCCGGACGGTCTTTTTGCGCCAGCACATCATCCAATTTTCTAGAGCAGGAAAAATATTTGTTATGCCGCGCATCGTACACAAAAACATCCAGACCGTTGCTGGTTACTATGGCGGAACGTATTTTTAAATCTTGTAATTTGTTTTGTAATTGTTCAATAGTCACACCTTCTTGGCCGGACTTGCCGTGAAATTGCAGAAGATAGGCATTGCCGCTCCAGTCTACAGCCAGTACATTGTGCGAATAAATGTTTTTGTCCAGGCCATAAGGAAAGTAAATTTTGCTATGCTTTAAATCCAGTTCCCAGCGACGAGAATCTGGATAACAAGCGTACAGTCCGGACTCGAGATCGTCCTTATTAAATAAACCCTCTTTGTAGGGAATAGTGCTAGCCAGACCTTGCCGCGCTCTTAACAATTGTTCGGGCTTTTGCGAAAAATATTCCATGCCCAGAAAATGCTTTTCTCCTTCTTTATCTTTGACGTGCGGCAGTTTGACCAGATGCCGAGCATCTCTGCCGTCTTCCAAAAAGAAATACTCTGCTGGAGATAATCCATTGTTTGTTAGAGGTGTGTATAGATCCAATTTTGTGCCGTCTAATAATACTGGTCTGCCGGATACGGCAATATTTAAGTTAGGGAGAAAACTTTCTTCTGAATCTGGCGCTAATGAGTCTATGCTGAAATGTCCTGATGTATCCTGCATAAAAAAATAGAGCGGTTGGCCGTACCAGAGAGATCCTCTGGGCACAGGTTTGCGTTTAAGAACGTTTTGATAAAAGACTGAGTCGCCTTTTTGGTAGAAAAGATTAACGCCGCCCAGAACATAATATATGTCTTGAGAAAGAATGCCTGTATGCAGAAAAATAGTATTTAAATCCAAGACGCCTATGCCGCAGCCTAATTTTGCGGCTATGGTGTTCGTGTTGCTGGAAGAATTTACATCTTTCGGATATTTTGGGTCAAACGCTGACCCCAGCCGAAAACTTGTTCCACCTGGAAGTTTAATATAGGTAATAAATGATCCACTACTGGACAATATTATTCTGGTGGATAGACCAGCTATTTCTATCTTTTCAAAACCAGAGCTGATTATTTTGGTTTGCCATAACATAACTGCTCCTTAAACAAATATCATTATGCCATTTTTAACTATGGTTTTCTCGTTGTTTAGTTGCCATATAATCGCAGGTTTTAACTAAAAATTTATATATATTTTTATATAATTTCTATATGGATATGCTAATATAAAGTATGGGCAAAAAGGTAACTTTACAGAAAATTGCTGAAGTTTGCGGTGTGTCGATTTCCGCTGTCTCGGCCGCTTTTCATCGTCCGCGCTTCGTGTCGAAAACTTTGCGTGAAAGAATTATTCAGGTTGCGCATGAACTCGGGTATTTTTACAGTGCAGAAATTGCCACTATCGGCCTAGTTTTTAAATCTTTTCGCAATCATTTTCAAGATGCCTATTATAATGAAATCATCATGTGTATTCTGGAGAGGGCCTCTGAATTGAATTTGAATGTGCGTATTTTAGACGGTCTCGACATAGAAAATTATGCAAAGATTTATGACATTAACGGCTATTTAATAATCGGTAATGACTCGGCGGTACATATTGCCGCTGTGGAAAAGACGCATCAGCCATTTTTGCTGGTTGGCTGCACCAAAAATGGCACAGAAAAATACCGCCGGATTTATTCCGACCCTTATCAAGGTATGGTGGAATTAACCGAATTTGTCTGCAATTGTCGGCACCGGCGCCTCGCTGTGATCAATGCTGAAGCGGATGCGCTGGATTTTACCTGGTTGCGATTCAAGAAAGGTTTGGCTGATGGTTTGCGCCGATGTGGTTTGCCGGCGAATGCCTTGAAAATAGTTCCGGCCAGTCATCAGAATCTTGAAACGGCAGAAATTGTTTTGAATAAAATTCTTTCCATGAAACCTCGTCCGACCTGTATTATCTGTATTAATGATAGGTTCGCTTATCAATTATACAAGCTGCTTCGACATTACGGTCTGCAAGTGCCAAGAGATATTTCCTTGACCGGTTCAGATGGCATAGCGCTGCCGGGTTTAGAGTTTGATCTGTCTACTGTAGTTGATGATAGGCAGGAAATGGGACGGCGGGCTCTGGATTTCTTGTTGTCAGTACTACACAACGAGAAAGATTTAAAAAAAGATATAGTACTTAACAAAAAATTTAGGGTCGGTAAATCAGTGCGAAGATTAAGCAAATAATCCGCTTAAAAAAATATCATATCTTTAAAGAAAATGGTATAATTCGCCGGGTTTATTAG
Coding sequences:
- a CDS encoding LacI family transcriptional regulator, producing MGKKVTLQKIAEVCGVSISAVSAAFHRPRFVSKTLRERIIQVAHELGYFYSAEIATIGLVFKSFRNHFQDAYYNEIIMCILERASELNLNVRILDGLDIENYAKIYDINGYLIIGNDSAVHIAAVEKTHQPFLLVGCTKNGTEKYRRIYSDPYQGMVELTEFVCNCRHRRLAVINAEADALDFTWLRFKKGLADGLRRCGLPANALKIVPASHQNLETAEIVLNKILSMKPRPTCIICINDRFAYQLYKLLRHYGLQVPRDISLTGSDGIALPGLEFDLSTVVDDRQEMGRRALDFLLSVLHNEKDLKKDIVLNKKFRVGKSVRRLSK
- a CDS encoding acetate kinase; amino-acid sequence: MAILSVNCGSSSLKYQLYDWDARQALASGMVDRIGLQDSNIVHKSSGQKIERKDSCADHQTAFHLVLDFLLKEAKLISSLADIEGVGHRIVHGGVNFSASALIDDAALAEIKANADLAPLHTPPNVVGIESARALMPDTPQVAIFDTAFHQTMPERAYAYALNYELAQKYKIRKYGFHGSSHRYVSERAAELLGNKPDLKLIIVHIGNGSSLSAVKGGKCLDTSMGLTPLAGVIMGTRSGDIDPAVVQFLAGKTGKPLAEIMNMLNKESGMLGVSGFSDQRDILAGAAQGDARCQLALQMQAYSVKKYIGAYLAALNGADALIFTAGIGENSPDFRQAVCENMSALGLKLDAAKNKEHSGAERLVSALDSQVKIFVVPTNEEFIIARDVIELVRGK
- the dinD gene encoding DNA damage-inducible protein D, translating into MVNNITTNSSTVFEKAKKIDERGNEYWLAREFQEILQYREWRKFSNVVDKAKEACVNSGQKIPDHFVRLDKMVAIGSDTQREIEDIRLSRYACYLIIQNADPAKEIVALGQTYFAVQTRKQELLEETEFKRLDENKKRLYLRAEMKKHNKQLADAAKLAGVVQPYDYAIFQDHGYKGLYGGLGAKDIHARKKLKKSQQILDYMGSTELAANLFRATQTEEKLRRENIRGKQKANITHYAVGKKIRQTIKELGGAMPEDLPMAGSVKKLEANKQNKKLN